From a region of the Aeoliella mucimassa genome:
- a CDS encoding P-II family nitrogen regulator encodes MKQIIAVVKPFLVEEILHSLRRAPLEAVEVREVKGYGKQKSYLDQYTDTEYSQAFLPKVEIILWVADSRAEEVIRKVVEVARTGRMGDGKIFVLSAQSHEQVVNIGK; translated from the coding sequence GTGAAGCAGATTATAGCAGTTGTGAAGCCGTTTTTGGTGGAGGAGATCCTCCACAGTCTCCGCCGCGCACCGCTCGAAGCGGTGGAAGTGCGCGAGGTGAAAGGCTACGGCAAACAAAAGAGCTACCTCGATCAGTATACCGACACCGAGTACAGCCAGGCGTTCTTGCCGAAGGTCGAGATCATTCTGTGGGTCGCCGATTCGCGGGCCGAGGAAGTCATCCGCAAGGTGGTCGAAGTGGCTCGCACCGGAAGAATGGGCGACGGTAAGATCTTTGTCCTCTCAGCACAAAGCCACGAGCAAGTGGTGAACATCGGCAAGTAA
- a CDS encoding helix-turn-helix domain-containing protein: MSAASTSLPPAVSAATVAGNLRRLMAKYHLTYDDVVDASGLDERTVRGIARGETRPHARSLARLATGLGVEVDQLFVDGPSIAAAGFDLATNPVVSQVIESHPELFRDWAAADFAELASRFGHGGSLNEQGAVAAAEQMNRKREVLQQVRVILESTDGPLLEDFVRLLYDRVQVDQ; the protein is encoded by the coding sequence ATGTCTGCAGCGTCGACGAGCCTGCCGCCGGCTGTTTCAGCAGCCACCGTTGCTGGTAATTTGCGTCGTCTGATGGCCAAGTATCACCTGACCTACGACGACGTGGTCGACGCCTCGGGGCTCGACGAGCGGACCGTCCGCGGCATCGCCCGTGGCGAAACCCGCCCCCACGCGCGGTCGCTGGCCCGTCTGGCTACTGGCCTCGGGGTGGAGGTCGACCAGCTGTTTGTCGATGGCCCCAGCATCGCTGCTGCAGGCTTCGATCTGGCGACCAATCCGGTGGTCAGCCAGGTGATTGAATCGCATCCCGAGTTGTTTCGCGATTGGGCGGCTGCCGACTTTGCCGAGCTGGCCAGCCGGTTCGGGCATGGCGGGTCGCTCAACGAACAGGGAGCCGTTGCCGCAGCCGAGCAGATGAATCGCAAACGCGAAGTGCTACAGCAGGTTCGCGTGATTCTGGAGTCGACCGACGGGCCGCTGCTCGAAGATTTTGTCCGCTTGCTGTACGACCGCGTGCAGGTCGACCAGTAA
- the hisS gene encoding histidine--tRNA ligase: MIQPRTLKGFRDYLPQAMLPREALMQTAREVYRSYGFAPIDTPALEYLEILAGKGSDETDKQLYKFTDAGGREVGMRFDLTVPLARFSAQYAQELGLPFKRYHIAPVWRGENTQRGRYREFIQCDFDTIGTESVASDIETALVIHDLLTQIGFGGQFTLQVNHRGVLNGVLESLGLLDQSTHVLRAIDKLAKIGPEKVAAEMQSTAGATAEQADKVLAFAALSGTNDQVLEQLAPMVEGSEVGQAGLARLTEVLAGISAAGVDPARVKLDVSIARGLDYYTGMIYETTLAQLPDIGSVASGGRYDNLAQMFTKQRLPGIGASLGLDRLLSAMEELGLLPEVRTPAEVFVPLFNAELLGPLLKLAADLRAAGLKVELYGEPKKLGKQLQYADKRGHRVAVIAGPDEIAAGQCQVKNLSDGSSETVAQSEAAAKITKILSEANAGE; encoded by the coding sequence ATGATCCAGCCCCGTACGCTTAAAGGTTTCCGCGACTATTTGCCTCAGGCCATGCTGCCTCGCGAGGCGCTGATGCAGACCGCGCGGGAGGTGTATCGTTCGTACGGGTTTGCGCCAATCGACACGCCGGCGCTCGAGTACCTGGAGATCCTGGCCGGCAAGGGCTCGGACGAGACCGACAAGCAGCTCTACAAGTTTACCGACGCCGGCGGGCGGGAGGTCGGCATGCGGTTCGACCTCACGGTGCCGCTCGCCCGGTTCTCGGCCCAGTACGCCCAGGAACTGGGGCTGCCATTCAAGCGGTACCACATTGCCCCCGTCTGGCGCGGCGAGAACACCCAGCGGGGCCGCTACCGCGAGTTCATCCAGTGCGACTTCGACACCATCGGCACCGAGTCGGTCGCCAGCGACATTGAGACCGCGCTGGTGATTCACGATCTCTTGACCCAAATCGGCTTCGGCGGGCAGTTCACCCTGCAGGTGAATCACCGCGGCGTGCTAAACGGCGTGCTCGAATCGCTCGGGCTGTTGGATCAGTCGACGCACGTGCTGCGAGCCATCGATAAGCTGGCGAAGATCGGCCCAGAGAAGGTCGCCGCCGAAATGCAGTCCACGGCCGGCGCGACCGCCGAGCAGGCCGACAAGGTGCTGGCGTTTGCCGCCCTCAGCGGTACCAACGACCAAGTACTCGAGCAACTCGCCCCGATGGTTGAAGGCTCGGAAGTCGGCCAGGCGGGACTCGCCCGATTGACTGAAGTGCTGGCTGGCATTTCAGCCGCTGGCGTGGATCCCGCGCGGGTGAAGCTCGACGTGTCGATCGCCCGCGGGCTCGACTACTACACCGGCATGATCTACGAGACCACGCTCGCGCAGCTGCCCGACATCGGCAGCGTTGCCAGCGGTGGGCGGTACGACAATCTGGCCCAGATGTTTACCAAGCAGCGGCTGCCAGGCATCGGCGCGTCGCTCGGCCTCGACCGCTTGCTATCGGCCATGGAAGAGCTGGGCCTGCTGCCCGAAGTACGCACGCCGGCCGAGGTGTTTGTTCCGCTGTTCAATGCCGAGCTGCTGGGTCCGCTGCTGAAACTAGCGGCCGATCTGCGAGCCGCCGGCCTGAAGGTCGAACTGTATGGCGAGCCCAAAAAGCTCGGCAAGCAGTTGCAATACGCCGACAAACGCGGCCACCGCGTGGCAGTGATCGCCGGCCCCGACGAAATAGCAGCCGGACAGTGTCAGGTAAAGAACCTGAGTGATGGGTCGAGCGAAACCGTCGCACAAAGCGAAGCGGCCGCGAAGATCACCAAGATATTGAGTGAGGCAAACGCCGGCGAGTAG
- a CDS encoding sialidase family protein, with protein sequence MNGKVVNSRRRHLTIFCRTLLLVTLAANLHALTVAQAADRLTEAINQHPPAIPIASGFEIPSEGYCDQPYVVKLPDGTWLCTMTTGEGHEGNKGQHVVSTRSTDRGRTWGPLVDIEPAAGPEASWAMPYLTSYGRVYAFYIYNAKNMREVIAGTDYARQRVDTLGEYAVKYSDDGGKSWSAERYYIPVRMTAIDRRNPYQGEVRFQWGVGKPIRHKNAMIFGFTKIEKFGAGFIERSESFFIRCSNIETERDPDKLNWQTLPEGETGLKSPEGPIASEVNLTSLSDGSLFCTYRTVAGHPCHAYSRNDGRTWTPPAFMTYGPSGQLVDHPRAANFVRKLTKGPYAGRYIYWFHNHSGKDYAGRNPAYLLGGVEVDTPRGKVIEWGQPVAVLYDENPEVRISYPDFIWEQGLYITETQKTIARVHKVPGELLAKLWE encoded by the coding sequence ATGAATGGCAAAGTAGTCAACTCGCGTCGAAGGCACCTAACGATCTTCTGCAGAACTCTGCTGCTGGTAACTCTCGCGGCAAACCTGCATGCGTTGACGGTTGCTCAAGCGGCTGACCGCCTTACCGAGGCGATCAATCAACACCCTCCAGCAATCCCTATTGCTAGTGGGTTCGAAATCCCGTCCGAGGGCTACTGCGATCAGCCCTACGTGGTGAAGTTGCCCGATGGCACATGGCTCTGCACCATGACAACTGGCGAGGGGCATGAGGGGAACAAGGGACAGCACGTTGTATCTACCCGTAGTACCGATCGCGGGCGGACCTGGGGGCCACTAGTCGATATCGAACCGGCCGCAGGGCCCGAGGCGTCGTGGGCGATGCCTTACCTGACCAGCTATGGTCGCGTGTATGCGTTTTACATCTACAACGCCAAAAACATGCGTGAAGTAATCGCCGGCACCGACTACGCCCGCCAGCGAGTCGATACGCTCGGCGAGTACGCGGTGAAGTACAGTGACGATGGCGGCAAGTCGTGGTCGGCCGAGAGATACTACATTCCCGTGCGAATGACAGCCATCGACCGCCGCAACCCCTACCAAGGCGAAGTCCGCTTTCAGTGGGGCGTGGGCAAACCGATTCGCCACAAGAACGCCATGATCTTTGGGTTCACCAAGATCGAGAAGTTCGGCGCGGGGTTCATCGAACGAAGCGAGTCGTTCTTCATTCGCTGCTCGAACATCGAAACCGAGCGCGATCCTGACAAACTCAATTGGCAAACCCTGCCCGAAGGAGAGACGGGTCTCAAGTCGCCTGAGGGGCCAATTGCTTCGGAAGTGAATCTCACGTCGCTGTCCGATGGCAGTTTGTTCTGCACCTACCGCACCGTGGCCGGCCATCCCTGCCATGCCTACTCACGCAACGATGGCCGAACCTGGACACCCCCGGCGTTCATGACCTACGGCCCCAGTGGCCAGTTGGTCGACCACCCGCGGGCGGCGAACTTCGTCCGCAAGCTTACCAAGGGCCCATACGCGGGACGTTACATCTACTGGTTCCATAACCATTCGGGCAAAGACTACGCCGGCCGCAACCCGGCCTACCTGCTGGGGGGTGTGGAAGTCGACACCCCCCGCGGCAAGGTCATCGAGTGGGGGCAGCCAGTCGCGGTGCTGTACGACGAGAACCCCGAAGTGCGAATCAGCTACCCCGACTTTATCTGGGAACAAGGGCTGTACATCACCGAAACCCAAAAAACAATCGCGCGGGTGCACAAGGTGCCGGGTGAGTTGTTGGCGAAGCTGTGGGAGTGA
- a CDS encoding YkgJ family cysteine cluster protein, with protein MSQSAFGTVKIRREDLPKGGNLCEHCTAKCCHYIAVPYETPDCFEDMEYIRWIVLHHNATFFKDDEDWYLLVHTVCEKLADDYRCGIYENRPQICRDYSFENCEYDEDWTYDFYLETHDQVWEYSEACYKSKGKNIRSKKPDLLPVMA; from the coding sequence ATGTCGCAATCCGCCTTCGGTACCGTGAAGATTCGCCGCGAAGATCTGCCTAAGGGAGGCAACCTGTGCGAACATTGCACGGCCAAGTGTTGTCATTACATCGCGGTGCCGTACGAGACGCCCGACTGTTTTGAGGACATGGAGTACATCCGCTGGATCGTGCTGCACCACAACGCGACGTTCTTCAAGGACGACGAAGACTGGTACCTGCTGGTGCATACCGTGTGCGAAAAGCTGGCCGACGACTACCGCTGCGGCATCTACGAGAACCGCCCCCAGATCTGCCGCGACTACAGCTTTGAGAATTGCGAATACGACGAGGACTGGACCTACGACTTCTACCTGGAAACCCACGACCAAGTGTGGGAATACAGCGAAGCGTGCTACAAGTCGAAAGGCAAAAACATCCGCAGCAAGAAACCCGACCTGCTGCCAGTGATGGCTTAG
- a CDS encoding ABC transporter ATP-binding protein, producing MISIRNFGKTYGDFVAVENLNLDIAAGEMFGFIGPNGAGKSTTIRFLATLLRATTGEATVNGHSVTSDPLAVRQSVGYMPDTFGVYDGMKVWEFLDFFAVAYQIPKGQRKGVIGDVLELLDLTHKRDDYVNGLSRGMKQRLCLAKTLVHDPPVLILDEPASGLDPRARLEVKALLKELRRMGKTILISSHILTELADCCTSIGIIERGQLLLHGPIDEVYRQIQQNHRLEIRFAGDMEAGISLIRSDPHVRSVQVNSRNCIVEMGGEDTDVQRLMRQLATSDVGLISFADKEPTLEDVFMMVTKGLVT from the coding sequence ATGATTTCGATTCGCAACTTTGGCAAGACCTATGGCGACTTTGTCGCGGTAGAGAACTTGAATCTCGACATCGCCGCGGGCGAGATGTTTGGCTTCATCGGCCCGAACGGGGCCGGCAAAAGCACGACCATTCGCTTTCTCGCCACGCTGCTGCGTGCCACCACTGGCGAGGCCACGGTCAACGGGCATAGCGTTACCAGCGACCCACTGGCGGTGCGGCAAAGCGTCGGCTACATGCCCGACACCTTCGGCGTGTACGACGGCATGAAGGTCTGGGAGTTCCTCGATTTCTTTGCGGTCGCCTACCAGATACCGAAGGGCCAGCGCAAGGGCGTGATCGGCGACGTGCTGGAGCTGCTCGATCTGACCCACAAACGCGACGACTACGTCAACGGCTTGTCGCGCGGCATGAAGCAGCGTTTGTGCCTGGCCAAGACCTTGGTGCACGATCCTCCGGTGCTGATTCTCGACGAACCAGCCAGTGGTCTCGACCCCCGCGCCCGGTTGGAGGTGAAAGCACTGCTCAAAGAGCTACGAAGAATGGGCAAAACCATTCTTATCTCGAGCCATATCCTCACCGAACTGGCCGACTGCTGTACCTCGATCGGCATCATCGAGCGGGGGCAGCTGCTGCTCCACGGCCCGATCGACGAAGTCTACCGCCAGATTCAGCAGAACCACCGGCTTGAGATTCGCTTCGCCGGCGACATGGAAGCTGGCATCAGCTTGATTCGCAGCGATCCCCACGTGCGAAGCGTCCAAGTCAACAGCCGCAACTGCATTGTCGAAATGGGGGGCGAAGACACCGACGTGCAACGCCTGATGCGTCAGCTAGCAACGTCCGACGTCGGACTGATTTCGTTCGCCGACAAAGAACCGACGCTCGAAGATGTGTTCATGATGGTAACCAAGGGCCTTGTGACCTAA
- a CDS encoding DUF6891 domain-containing protein, translated as MKKMEAADGRWWGVSGHNAMFELVLYDEGLEQAVSAMFRSGFYSGKEIHDFFHEIASDEPDSGLNPDTVEAEISEILQTAKKELEEATATWPATTDNDRLTAAFEQLNETGIRAVENYGYMASDGTGLYNEIKGISRWRGYCFYQSQDLVQALLNGKLSIRYDTMANWWRTDRKTMMIGKAVTEALRDHGLEPDWSGDPAKVIELPIEWRRRLS; from the coding sequence ATGAAGAAAATGGAAGCCGCTGATGGACGCTGGTGGGGGGTGTCTGGGCATAATGCAATGTTCGAACTAGTTCTGTATGACGAAGGGCTTGAGCAAGCAGTTAGTGCAATGTTTAGGTCGGGGTTCTACTCAGGGAAAGAAATTCACGATTTCTTTCACGAGATTGCTAGTGACGAGCCAGACTCAGGGCTCAACCCCGATACTGTCGAAGCGGAAATAAGTGAGATATTGCAAACCGCCAAGAAAGAATTAGAGGAAGCAACTGCAACCTGGCCCGCTACGACCGACAACGATCGATTGACCGCTGCCTTTGAGCAACTGAATGAAACGGGGATTCGCGCCGTCGAAAACTACGGCTACATGGCCTCAGATGGTACGGGGCTTTATAACGAGATTAAAGGGATTTCTAGATGGCGTGGATACTGCTTCTATCAAAGTCAGGATTTAGTCCAAGCCTTGCTTAATGGCAAACTGTCGATTCGGTATGATACGATGGCAAATTGGTGGAGGACTGATAGGAAGACAATGATGATCGGCAAAGCAGTGACGGAAGCCCTTCGCGATCACGGCTTGGAACCTGATTGGAGTGGCGATCCAGCAAAAGTGATTGAGCTTCCCATCGAGTGGCGTCGGCGGCTCTCATAG
- a CDS encoding sulfatase family protein, whose amino-acid sequence MMKLLPTLLALVAFVQVAVSPPAMAVSNLLLITVDDMNCDSIGSYGCQVPDVTPNIDRLATEGLSYDRAFVNIAICQPTRAVWMTGRYPHRNGALGFNTIRPDVPTLPESLRESVFYNALIGKHNHVVPSRADAFDLIRKQSQLNFGRGKQQYIEAVDEAIAAARQAEKPWFIMVNLHDPHRPFAGSNQEKYDPPPEFPRMFRPDEVPVPGFLPDLPPIRKELAEYFASVHRADDIVGGVLQVVDRLGERDNTLVLFTSDHGMPLPYAKTNCYYQSNHTPCIVRWPGHIEPGQRDTVHFVSGIDIAPTLLEVTDCSPLRGCDGKSLLPLWQGEKQPQRNHVFTMINSTSAKREYPMRAVQDEQYLYIWNGWAGGNYPFRNESQSGRTWRAMVNAAKNDDAIAERVKFYSFRATEEMYDLQADPNCLNNLLKEPNDQYSPRASAMTKRLWHWMRDTNDPQRGLFEQQVELALD is encoded by the coding sequence ATGATGAAACTGCTACCCACCCTGCTCGCTCTGGTTGCCTTCGTGCAGGTCGCGGTTTCGCCGCCGGCCATGGCCGTGTCGAACCTGCTGCTGATTACTGTCGACGACATGAACTGCGACTCGATTGGTTCGTATGGCTGTCAGGTGCCAGACGTGACGCCGAACATCGACCGCCTGGCCACCGAGGGACTCAGCTACGATCGGGCGTTCGTGAACATCGCCATCTGCCAACCAACGCGGGCGGTCTGGATGACTGGGCGGTATCCACATCGCAACGGAGCATTGGGGTTCAACACCATTCGGCCCGACGTGCCAACGCTGCCCGAATCGCTTCGCGAGTCGGTTTTCTACAACGCACTGATCGGCAAGCACAACCACGTGGTCCCTTCCCGCGCTGATGCATTCGACTTGATTCGCAAGCAGTCGCAGCTAAACTTCGGCCGCGGCAAGCAGCAGTACATCGAAGCGGTCGACGAGGCGATCGCTGCTGCCCGCCAGGCGGAGAAGCCCTGGTTCATCATGGTGAACTTGCACGACCCGCATCGCCCGTTCGCTGGTAGCAATCAAGAAAAGTACGACCCTCCCCCTGAGTTTCCGCGGATGTTTCGCCCCGACGAGGTGCCGGTGCCAGGCTTTCTGCCCGACTTGCCGCCGATTCGCAAAGAGCTGGCCGAGTACTTCGCTTCGGTGCATCGGGCCGACGACATCGTGGGCGGTGTGCTCCAAGTGGTCGACCGCCTGGGCGAGCGCGACAACACGCTGGTGCTGTTCACGAGCGACCATGGCATGCCGCTGCCGTACGCGAAAACCAATTGCTATTACCAATCGAACCACACCCCCTGCATCGTCCGCTGGCCCGGGCATATTGAACCAGGGCAGCGCGACACCGTGCACTTTGTAAGCGGTATCGATATCGCCCCCACGTTGCTCGAAGTCACCGACTGCAGCCCCCTGCGTGGGTGCGATGGCAAGTCGCTCCTCCCGCTATGGCAGGGAGAAAAGCAGCCGCAGCGCAATCACGTGTTCACCATGATCAACTCCACGAGCGCCAAGCGTGAGTACCCCATGCGAGCTGTGCAGGACGAGCAGTACCTTTACATCTGGAACGGCTGGGCGGGCGGCAACTACCCGTTTCGTAACGAGTCGCAGAGCGGCCGCACCTGGCGAGCCATGGTGAACGCGGCGAAAAACGACGACGCGATCGCCGAGCGGGTGAAGTTCTACTCGTTCCGCGCGACCGAAGAAATGTACGACTTACAGGCCGACCCGAATTGCCTGAACAACCTGCTGAAAGAGCCCAACGACCAATACTCGCCGCGGGCCAGTGCGATGACCAAACGCCTGTGGCATTGGATGCGCGACACGAACGATCCGCAACGCGGGCTGTTCGAACAACAAGTCGAGCTAGCACTCGACTAG
- a CDS encoding ATP-grasp domain-containing protein produces the protein MKLSWLIDGEMFPNYLEELFDAITEQGFEAKVIGAPKPPYRWDDLKHTYRDEFPAGSCVVAHGDIELVTRIGQEQIWTPGVFGTVPNYFCSNYYCYFGEYLLNSDYAMLPFGELGRRRDWLLDFFGQEGKVFIRPDSPLKLFAGQMVTTSRFEADLEFMGFYDFPVESLVVVSPPQKITREWRFVVADQQVVAGCLYTADGKNVLEPEYDAQAFELAQQVASQGYEPDPVWIVDICRTKKGAYRLLEIGGFSFANLYACNKADVVAAVSKVAMRLWEQAK, from the coding sequence ATGAAGCTTAGTTGGCTGATCGATGGCGAGATGTTCCCCAATTACTTGGAGGAACTGTTCGACGCCATTACCGAACAGGGGTTCGAAGCCAAGGTGATTGGTGCGCCGAAACCACCGTACCGCTGGGACGATCTAAAACATACCTATCGCGACGAGTTCCCCGCGGGCTCGTGCGTGGTCGCCCATGGCGATATCGAACTGGTCACTCGCATCGGGCAAGAGCAGATTTGGACGCCGGGTGTTTTTGGGACCGTGCCGAACTATTTCTGCTCGAACTACTACTGCTACTTTGGCGAGTACCTGCTGAATAGCGACTACGCGATGCTGCCGTTTGGAGAGTTGGGACGTCGCCGCGATTGGTTGCTCGACTTTTTTGGTCAGGAAGGGAAGGTGTTTATCCGCCCCGACTCGCCGCTCAAGTTGTTTGCCGGTCAGATGGTGACCACCTCGCGGTTTGAGGCCGATCTGGAGTTCATGGGATTCTACGATTTTCCCGTGGAGTCGCTGGTCGTGGTGAGCCCTCCGCAGAAGATCACCCGCGAGTGGCGGTTTGTCGTGGCCGATCAGCAAGTGGTTGCTGGTTGTCTCTACACAGCCGATGGCAAAAACGTGCTTGAGCCGGAGTACGACGCTCAGGCGTTTGAGTTGGCTCAGCAGGTTGCCAGCCAGGGGTACGAACCCGATCCGGTATGGATTGTCGATATCTGTCGCACCAAAAAAGGGGCGTATCGCTTGCTCGAGATCGGCGGCTTTAGCTTTGCGAATCTCTATGCGTGCAACAAGGCCGATGTGGTTGCCGCGGTGTCGAAGGTCGCGATGCGACTGTGGGAGCAAGCCAAGTAG
- the miaB gene encoding tRNA (N6-isopentenyl adenosine(37)-C2)-methylthiotransferase MiaB, with amino-acid sequence MPKLYIETVGCQMNVLDSELVVAALRKEGYELTSDSAAADTVIFNTCSVREHAEEKIYSALGRLKNAKQSNPEKVIGVIGCMAQNHQRTVFERAPYVDLVVGPGQLHQVPELIRKVQQGSGQQLEVSLGRKDGSRENITRSHESFDPLRDPTMRPTPFQAYVRIQIGCDKFCTYCIVPSVRGPEQSRSPQHILAEARQLADEGCKEITLLGQTVNSYKYTEGETTTRFSDLITSLHDIEGIDRIKFVTNYPKDMTDDLLIAVRDLPKCCKYLHVPAQSGSDAQLKTMRRGYTVAEYREMLARTYEMIPNVAVTSDFIVGFSGETDEDFQMSMDLVRESRFKNSFIFKYSERPGTKGAQHMIDDVPDAVKRARNQEMLALQNEISEEDNQRFLGGKVEVLVEGLSKAAIKKEAELQNANEQITPSPSPSPQGGGEGHGMAPQGQQTQLTGRTMCDRIVVFDGNRRQVGETIDIAIYDANAHTLFGSVVTQHLTPELVTLS; translated from the coding sequence ATGCCCAAGCTGTATATCGAAACCGTCGGTTGTCAGATGAACGTGCTCGACAGCGAGCTCGTGGTTGCCGCGCTGCGTAAAGAAGGTTACGAGCTGACGAGCGACTCGGCCGCCGCTGACACGGTGATCTTCAACACCTGCAGTGTTCGCGAGCATGCCGAAGAAAAAATCTACAGCGCCTTGGGACGACTGAAGAACGCCAAGCAATCGAATCCCGAGAAGGTGATCGGCGTCATCGGCTGCATGGCTCAGAATCACCAGCGGACCGTGTTTGAGCGGGCGCCGTACGTCGACCTGGTGGTCGGCCCTGGCCAGTTGCATCAGGTGCCGGAGCTCATTCGCAAGGTGCAGCAAGGGAGCGGGCAGCAGCTCGAAGTGAGCCTGGGCCGCAAGGATGGCTCGCGCGAGAACATCACTCGCAGCCATGAGAGCTTCGACCCGCTTCGCGATCCGACGATGCGGCCGACTCCGTTCCAGGCGTACGTGCGGATTCAGATCGGCTGCGACAAGTTCTGCACCTACTGCATAGTGCCGAGTGTTCGCGGGCCGGAGCAAAGCCGGTCGCCGCAGCACATTCTAGCCGAAGCCCGCCAGCTGGCCGACGAGGGTTGCAAAGAGATCACGCTGCTCGGGCAAACCGTGAACAGCTACAAATACACCGAAGGCGAAACCACCACGCGCTTTAGCGACCTGATTACCTCGCTGCACGACATCGAGGGGATCGATCGCATCAAGTTCGTGACGAACTACCCCAAAGATATGACCGACGATCTGTTGATCGCGGTTCGCGATCTGCCAAAGTGCTGCAAGTACCTGCATGTGCCTGCCCAGAGCGGCAGCGACGCCCAGCTCAAGACTATGCGCCGCGGCTACACCGTGGCCGAGTACCGCGAGATGCTCGCCCGCACGTACGAGATGATTCCCAACGTGGCGGTCACCAGCGACTTTATCGTCGGCTTCAGCGGCGAGACCGACGAAGACTTCCAGATGTCGATGGACCTGGTCCGCGAGTCGCGGTTCAAGAACAGCTTTATCTTCAAGTACAGCGAACGCCCCGGCACCAAGGGGGCCCAGCACATGATTGACGACGTACCCGACGCGGTAAAGCGGGCTCGTAATCAAGAGATGCTGGCCCTGCAGAACGAAATTAGCGAGGAAGACAACCAACGTTTCCTCGGCGGCAAGGTCGAGGTGCTGGTGGAAGGACTCAGTAAAGCGGCAATCAAAAAGGAAGCTGAACTGCAAAACGCCAACGAGCAAATTACCCCCTCCCCTAGCCCCTCCCCGCAAGGGGGAGGGGAAGGCCATGGGATGGCCCCACAAGGGCAACAGACTCAACTCACAGGGCGGACCATGTGCGACCGCATCGTGGTGTTCGATGGCAACCGCCGGCAAGTGGGCGAGACCATCGACATTGCGATCTACGACGCCAACGCCCACACGCTGTTCGGCTCCGTAGTCACCCAGCACCTGACGCCGGAGTTGGTGACGTTGAGCTGA
- the fmt gene encoding methionyl-tRNA formyltransferase, translating to MKLLMLGTGPFAVPTLRRLVAAGHSVPLVVSRPFRGRKNAPKPPMHEAAVELGIELWTPESVNLPESVERLESLNVDLLVVCDYGEILKPAALATTRLGGINLHGSLLPKYRGAAPVQWAVLNGDPVAGNTVIQMTAGLDAGPCLAQQRVPVDPDETAGQLEERLAELGAEAVVEVVAKLADGTAEPVEQVHAERSKAPRLAKQDGELHWSDSAAAIKNRVRAMSPWPRAYGFWQIEGREPLRVVIDRVQLVERAESVEPGSAITDGNQLLVATGDGWLEIIDLQPAGKRAMAAADFLRGYSGGRFVNQPGSPE from the coding sequence ATGAAACTCTTAATGCTTGGCACTGGTCCTTTTGCGGTTCCCACGTTGCGTCGTCTGGTGGCGGCGGGGCACTCGGTGCCGCTCGTGGTGTCGCGGCCGTTTCGGGGGCGGAAGAATGCCCCCAAGCCGCCGATGCACGAGGCCGCCGTCGAGCTGGGCATCGAGCTGTGGACGCCGGAGAGTGTGAACTTGCCGGAGTCGGTCGAGCGGCTCGAGTCGCTCAACGTCGACCTACTGGTGGTGTGCGACTACGGCGAGATCCTCAAACCGGCCGCCCTGGCCACCACGCGGCTGGGGGGCATCAACCTGCATGGCTCGTTGCTACCGAAGTACCGGGGGGCCGCGCCGGTGCAGTGGGCCGTGCTCAACGGCGACCCGGTCGCTGGCAATACCGTGATTCAGATGACCGCGGGGCTCGACGCCGGCCCGTGCCTGGCTCAGCAGCGGGTGCCGGTTGATCCTGACGAGACGGCCGGGCAGCTCGAGGAGCGGCTGGCCGAACTGGGAGCCGAGGCCGTTGTGGAGGTGGTCGCCAAGCTGGCGGATGGCACCGCCGAGCCGGTGGAGCAAGTGCATGCCGAGCGGAGCAAAGCCCCTCGGCTGGCCAAGCAGGATGGCGAGCTGCACTGGAGCGACTCGGCCGCGGCGATCAAAAACCGCGTGCGGGCGATGTCGCCCTGGCCGCGGGCGTATGGGTTTTGGCAAATCGAGGGTCGTGAGCCACTGCGGGTGGTGATCGATCGGGTGCAGCTGGTCGAGCGGGCCGAGTCGGTCGAGCCTGGCAGTGCTATCACCGATGGCAATCAGCTGCTGGTCGCCACCGGCGACGGCTGGCTCGAGATCATCGACTTGCAGCCAGCCGGCAAGCGGGCCATGGCGGCAGCCGACTTTCTGCGGGGGTACAGCGGCGGGCGGTTTGTGAACCAGCCAGGTTCGCCGGAGTAA